DNA sequence from the Sylvia atricapilla isolate bSylAtr1 chromosome 27, bSylAtr1.pri, whole genome shotgun sequence genome:
AGGGAAGGCTTCACATTCCTTGTCTCAGGAGCTTGCCTCAAGCTGTCCCTGTGCACAGGGCACATCCTCTTCACCTGGATGGCgctggagctcagctctgtgtcccAGTAGTactctggggacagcaggcGTGTGGGCCTGTGGTGCAGGAGGTACCTGTTGAGGTGGCTCTCGTGGTGCCACCAAGCCTCAATGCCATTTTGTCTGTCCTCCATCTCCCCTTGAGAACAGGCTCGGGTCAGTTTGTAGACCTCGGCCACGCTGCCCCCGTAGAAGCTTGCTGTGTAATGGAAGTCCCCTTGTCCCTCAAGGGTGGCAGCTTGTGACCCTGGGTGTGTCTCATAGGCTCTGTCCTCGTGCTGGGGGgtgagctgccaggagctgatGGTTGCCACCAGGGAGTCAATGATCTCCACCCCAAtgtgtgccaggagctggacgTCGATGTCCACGCAGTACAGATAGTCCACCTCGTACTGAAACTGGCTGTGGATGTAGGAGCTGAGGATATCCATGTGGCTCCTGGGGATGTCCTGCCACCTGGGGTCATTCTGGACAGGGATGACAAAGAGCTGGTTCTCAGGGGCCATCTGAAGGTGAGAGATCTTCTCGGGGTTGTCTGTGAACAAGTAGAAGTTCACCTGGTGCCCAGCAAGGAAGTACTTGTTGGCAGATCTCATGAACCCTTCTATGAACTGGACATATCTAAGAgacatggaaaggaaaagaatgggGAGAGGCTCCTCCTGCTGAAGAATGACAGCTTTTcaagttcattttctttgtctttttctatcCATTGCTCCTTCTTACAATGTTAGTGCTCTTTATTTAACACAGCTGATGCCCTTCAAGCCTTCCCCCTGCTGCTTTTATAATCTGGGACCTCTTTGGTCTGAAATTTTACCCTCATCAGAGATGAGGATAACTTCTTGGCCCTAAAACAGATGAACTTGGATCCACTCCTCAGGACTAGTCTGTCTACTCATGTCTGAAAGTAGTCCAAGATTATCATGGATGACCTGGGACAaaggtttgggatttgggattttctgGGATAATTGTCAGTGCAGAACAGTTTTTCCTAAAGCCTGCTTTAGCATAAAATCCAAGATCTATCTCAGTAGGCTTCCAAGGGCATTGAAGCATCTCAGATTCATTAATTCATTTATCTGTGCACATTATAGCACATTTTAGCTTTCACTGTGCACAGAACCTGTGCCTTCCACCCAGTGCTGCTCTCTAATATCACTCCATAATGTAAACACTTCCTCTCATCCCTccattttccctgctccctggcacTCCTTCTGCCCTGGAATATTTTAACTTTCTAGAGAGGATCATAGAATCAacagggaatcatggaatggtttgtgttggaagggaccttcgAGACCATttcattccatgggcagggacaccttccactatctcaggGTGCTCcgagccctgtccagcctggccttggacacttccagggatccaggggcagccacagctgctctgggcaccttgtgccagggcctgcccaccctcatagtgaggaatttcttcctaacttctgatctaaatctaccctctttcagtttaaatccaTTCTCCTCCATTCTGTCACTACCCACCTTtgtaaaaaatccctctccCACTTTCCTGTAGGGCCCCTTTAGGTACaggaggggctctgaggtcttcCTGGAGGCTcaacaaccccaactctctcagcctgtttgCATAGGAGGGTCAAAATTACTAATTAAATTGTTTTGATTTCCTTGAAATACCTGAAATAGCTGTGTAACTTTAAGATGCCAGTGGAGATAGAAGGAGTATAGCTCTTCACTCAGAAACTCGAAAAAGCACCTCCTCAAGATAACAGTATGAATAATATTTTCCCTAGAGCTAACATTTTACCTTTTAACTCTTACAGAAACCCAATAAAATCTCAGCTctaaagatatatatatatatatatatatatatatatatatatatttagtgCAGGATAGAGGGAAAACTTGTTAGAAATGTAGCAGGAgctagaatttttatttcaatgggTCAGAATGTTAGTTATATTTCCAAGGATGTTTTTTTGTCCTATTCAAAGCAACGTCCCTGCCAGTTGCCTCACTTTGGAAGGTGACACTCACATGTCACATTTCTCCCAGTCtacagggagatgctgctgctcaaaTGAGAATTCTCATCTGCTGCTCAGATGAGGAGATGCTGCTCATACTCAGTCTTTGGAATGTTCCTCACTTGTGCCCCATGAGCAGCATTGCAGCACAACTGCCAGGTGAGAGGTTTAACTGTTTGACAAGAAATAAATGACAAACCAATACTTTTCAACAGCAAAAGTGACCACTCCAGTGACCAAGTTCTTCTGCAGATATTGAGCATTCAGGATGTCTCTGCTGAATGTGCCTTCCCAGACAATTGGAGCCAGCCATGGTGTCAACACCAGCACATCCTGCCTCCTGCAAGGGCGTGAGAATGAAGGCAGTGTTTAGATGGCCCAGCACATTCATgaagacaaacacaaacacatttagAATGCCCAGGACATTCATGAAGGCAAGCACAGGCTTCTTCAGCACAGATGTCTGCCTCTGAGTTCATCTTCCCcatctgcagcagtgcagggttTAGATGGTGGTTGCTGCTGCCTGTTTCCCAATAAGCAGCTCTTTCGGAAAGCTGCTTGGGGAGGCACTCAGGGATAGtccacacaccacacacaccacacacaccaTGGCCAGCTCAGCCAAGACAGGCAAGAGGGGCCTTTTGTAAGATAAATTCCAGTGAAAGTTTATCCCAACATGCCGAAGGGACAAAAGACCAAGGCCATGTGGTGCTCAGTGGTAAAGTGTGGGGTCAGTGACCAATGGTCTGAGGGCATAAGGGCAGTACAAAGGGCCCTGtaggggacacaggacaggcTACCAGGGATACCACAACCAGTGGAGGTACCACAACggggaaaggagaaaccacGAGAATTGGGGACATATGGAGAGAGCAAAATGGGTAGATCACACAGTGTTGC
Encoded proteins:
- the LOC136372277 gene encoding histo-blood group ABO system transferase 2-like → MGITKLHGLAILVTAGITGAIWYYYPFSPTKAQEHAASPEGDSVLKVNLHETSLTLPWRQDVLVLTPWLAPIVWEGTFSRDILNAQYLQKNLVTGVVTFAVEKYVQFIEGFMRSANKYFLAGHQVNFYLFTDNPEKISHLQMAPENQLFVIPVQNDPRWQDIPRSHMDILSSYIHSQFQYEVDYLYCVDIDVQLLAHIGVEIIDSLVATISSWQLTPQHEDRAYETHPGSQAATLEGQGDFHYTASFYGGSVAEVYKLTRACSQGEMEDRQNGIEAWWHHESHLNRYLLHHRPTRLLSPEYYWDTELSSSAIQVKRMCPVHRDSLRQAPETRNVKPSLFTAPLN